From the genome of Papilio machaon chromosome 9, ilPapMach1.1, whole genome shotgun sequence, one region includes:
- the LOC106709600 gene encoding synaptic vesicle glycoprotein 2C yields the protein MEEQAEIKERLQRAPFETALHHAGYGWFQWLLLGSCGAVYAVCALSTTTLSFVLPAAECDFMLSSSDKGRLTATPLIGMCVGSYFWGNLADARGRKKAIVGALLLDACAAFLSSVVQSFPAFLACRFFSGFGIIGATGLIFPYFGDFLSLRHRDVMLCRLEVFWTIGTILLPGIAWLIIQDPRFNLTAMDADFQYKSWRVFVAACGLPSLLVVLLLMPFPESPRYLLHSNKPEQALVVLQRIFRVNTKLEEKDFPVESMMCASEEGEEEEVVSADTNGNETKAPLTWSARWHAFWLRKKLLVTPPYIGLLVLCCFVDFGLMFSYYTLMMWFPDLFERFSQFSSLYPGVSAGVCEVSANVSRSEIDGRPDCPQVIDDKVYIHTLIVALSCLPTALWVGLTINMVGKKLMLVMMLISSGLAALGLNLVRSSLENLLLSCVFEAIVSCTEAVLFCVICEIFPTKVAATAMAVTVMSGRVGAIVGNVVFGALVDQHCIVPIYMFGSLLISSGMLCIILPKSTRPERPQ from the exons AGATCAAGGAGCGGCTGCAGAGGGCGCCGTTCGAAACCGCGCTTCACCACGCCG GCTACGGCTGGTTCCAATGGTTGCTGCTGGGGTCGTGCGGTGCGGTGTACGCGGTGTGCGCGCTCAGCACCACCACGCTCAGCTTCGTGTTGCCCGCCGCCGAGTGCGACTTCATGCTCTCCTCCTCCGACAAGGGACGCCTAACCGCCACACCGCTCATTG GCATGTGTGTGGGCTCGTACTTCTGGGGCAACTTGGCAGACGCGCGCGGCCGCAAGAAGGCCATCGTCGGCGCTCTGCTTCTCGACGCCTGCGCAGCATTCCTCTCCAGCGTTGTGCAGTCCTTTCCCGCCTTCCTAGCCTGCAG gTTTTTCTCCGGGTTTGGTATAATCGGCGCAACGGGTCTGATCTTCCCGTACTTCGGGGACTTTCTTTCGCTGCGGCACCGAGACGTCATGCTGTGCAGGCTCGAGGTCTTCTGGACCATCGGAACTATATTGTTGCCAG GCATAGCATGGCTGATCATCCAGGACCCGCGCTTCAACCTGACGGCAATGGACGCGGATTTCCAGTACAAGTCATGGCGCGTATTCGTGGCGGCGTGCGGCCTGCCCAGCCTGCTGGTCGTGTTGCTGCTGATGCCCTTCCCCGAGAGCCCACGCTACCTGCTGCACTCCAACAAGCCGGAGCAGGCGCTGGTCGTGCTGCAGCGGATATTCAGGGTGAACACTAAGCTGGAAGAGAAAGATTTCCCC GTGGAGTCGATGATGTGCGCGAGCGAAGAGGGCGAGGAGGAGGAGGTGGTGTCCGCGGACACGAACGGCAATGAGACCAAAGCGCCGCTGACTTGGTCCGCGCGCTGGCACGCCTTTTGGCTGCGCAAGAAGCTACTAGTCACGCCGCCGTACATCGGCCTGCTCGTGCTCTGCTGCTTCGTCGATTTCGGCCTCATGTTTAG tTACTACACGCTGATGATGTGGTTCCCGGACCTGTTCGAGCGCTTCAGTCAGTTCTCTTCGCTGTACCCGGGCGTGTCCGCCGGCGTCTGCGAGGTCTCCGCCAACGTCTCCCGCAGCGAGATCGAC GGTCGGCCGGACTGCCCACAGGTTATCGACGACAAGGTGTACATCCACACACTGATCGTGGCGCTGAGCTGCCTGCCCACGGCGCTCTGGGTCGGCCTCACCATCAACATGGTCGGCAAGAAGCTCATGCTAG TTATGATGCTGATCAGCTCTGGTCTGGCGGCACTGGGGCTGAACCTGGTGCGCTCCTCGCTAGAGAACCTGTTACTGTCGTGCGTCTTTGAGGCCATCGTCAGCTGCACTGAGGCCGTACTCTTCTGTGttatttgtgaaatatttcCTACAAAAGTCGC CGCGACGGCGATGGCGGTGACGGTGATGAGCGGGCGCGTGGGCGCCATCGTGGGCAACGTGGTGTTCGGCGCTCTCGTCGACCAGCACTGCATTGTGCCCATTTACATGTTCGGCTCTCTACTCATCT CGAGCGGGATGCTGTGTATAATCCTTCCGAAGAGCACGCGACCGGAGCGGCCGCAGTga
- the LOC106709784 gene encoding synaptic vesicle 2-related protein-like, whose amino-acid sequence MFTKTENMGIDNKSYVKSEDVEMNNKGHVSKSVDKFSYEEALDLTGHGRYNYGLLFACFMIIIAMGIDIFGLGIIATAATCDLQMTIKEIGILSSMPFAGIIVMSYPWGYLSDTRGRKLVLMYAMCGSFVSAALSSLAPSWQVLAALRFISAAMSSAAESATYALLGECCNSRSRARYMLLMTSALMLTPTLYYIWGYFITKLDFSIPLLGIVYRPWRLLTLVMALPLGIGALLLYFFSESPKFLANVGRSQEAVDALKRIYVGNGGKPENFPVKEIYLEEGSREAVPEFSLHSLWAQIAPLFQPPLLWRTLLLYYLTFVIYIANNSFAIILPTILNVFFTSYASSSAGAGFCDLFRMAGDDNTTVLAGHDRISIAKEGSKCSGSIEDNTIWAGCAHGLSFFLLNALISQCAGRRKVLSISILLVAAAAAFVIDNTGEAISGLIFFYIFLTTAMVFGVVSSYFVDLYPTSYRGMVACLGMMVARLSAFAGTNLISSNMTEHCSVAIYSIAGLVISGAVAAALLPVGAL is encoded by the exons atgtttacgaaAACCGAAAACATGGGTATAGACAATAAGAGTTATGTGAAATCTGAGGATGTAGAGATGAACAACAAGGGTCATGTCAGCAAGTCGGTCGACAAGTTCAGCTATGAAGAGGCTTTGGATTTAACAG GTCACGGGCGGTACAACTACGGCCTGTTGTTTGCTTGCTTCATGATCATCATAGCGATGGGCATCGATATCTTCGGGCTGGGCATCATCGCCACCGCCGCGACATGCGACCTGCAGATGACCATCAAGGAGATCGGCATATTGTCCTCTATGCCTTTCGCAg gtaTAATAGTGATGTCGTACCCGTGGGGCTACCTGTCAGATACGCGCGGGCGTAAGCTGGTGCTCATGTACGCGATGTGTGGCAGCTTCGTGAGTGCCGCGCTCAGTAGTCTGGCGCCCAGCTGGCAGGTGCTCGCCGCGTTGCGGTTCATCAGCGCGGCAAT GTCGAGCGCGGCGGAGTCAGCGACGTACGCGCTGCTGGGCGAGTGCTGCAACTCGCGGTCTCGCGCACGTTACATGCTGCTCATGACTAGCGCTCTTATGCTCACGCCCACACTATACTATA tatggGGCTACTTCATCACCAAGTTGGACTTCTCTatcccactgctgggcatagtcTACCGTCCTTGGAGGCTGCTGACCCTGGTGATGGCCCTGCCTCTGGGCATCGGTGCTCTCCTGCTATACTTCTTCAGCGAGAGCCCCAAATTCCTGGCAAACGTAGGTCGCAGCCAGGAGGCTGTTGACGCGCTGAAGAGGATATACGTAGGCAATGGCGGCAAACCAGAAAATTTCCCA GTGAAGGAGATCTACCTGGAGGAGGGCAGCAGGGAAGCAGTGCCAGAGTTCTCGCTGCACTCGCTGTGGGCGCAGATCGCGCCTCTCTTCCAACCGCCGCTGTTATGGCGGACCTTGCTCCTCTATTATCTCACATTCGTCATTTACATCGC GAACAACAGTTTCGCGATCATCTTGCCGACGATACTGAACGTATTCTTCACCTCATACGCGAGCAGTAGCGCGGGCGCAGGATTCTGCGACCTCTTCCGCATGGCCGGTGATGATAACACCACAGTGCTCGCAGGACATGACAGAATTAGCATTGCAAAG GAGGGTTCAAAATGTTCAGGCAGTATTGAGGATAACACAATCTGGGCTGGTTGTGCACATGGCCTCTCCTTCTTCCTACTCAACGCACTAATCTCGCAATGCGCCGGCAGACGGAAG GTGCTGTCAATCAGCATCTTGCTGGTGGCGGCTGCGGCGGCCTTCGTCATTGACAACACGGGCGAGGCCATCTCGGGACTGATCTTCTTCTACATCTTCCTCACCACGGCCATGGTCTTCGGCGTCGTCTCCTCATACTTTGTTGACCTTTATCCTACATCATACAG AGGCATGGTGGCCTGCCTGGGCATGATGGTGGCTCGGCTGAGCGCCTTCGCCGGCACCAACCTCATAAGCAGCAACATGACTGAACACTGCTCAGTCGCTATATACAGCATCGCGGGGCTCGTTATCA GTGGCGCTGTAGCCGCAGCGCTGTTGCCAGTCGGCGCCCTCTAG